A genome region from Populus alba chromosome 5, ASM523922v2, whole genome shotgun sequence includes the following:
- the LOC140955571 gene encoding kinesin-like protein KIN-14S isoform X2 → MIEEICDRIKTVQISDSSPSLSSTTGETINSEEESVSNRIRQVSPSQGPTLPILQKIINLSDKIQNLKKEHSNLSNQVKTAKDSFLGPNILDTLQKLGNEYELLKQKYLQELSERKRLYNEVIELKGNTRVFCRCRPLNQVEITNGSNHVVEFDSSQDNELQIISSDSSKKQFKFDHVFGPEDNQEAVFAQTKPIVASVLDGYNVCIFAYGQTGTGKTFTMEGSPENRGVNYRTLDELFRVSQERSGIMRYGLFVSMIWSFC, encoded by the exons ATGATTGAAGAGATCTGCGATCGTATCAAGACCGTTCAAATTTCAGATTCCAGCCCTTCTCTCTCTTCGACCACAG GAGAAACTATTAATTCGGAGGAGGAGAGCGTATCTAATAGAATTCGACAAGTTTCCCCATCTCAGGGGCCAACACTGCCCATTTTgcagaaaattatcaatttaagtgATAAAATTCAG aaTTTGAAGAAAGAACACTCAAATCTCTCTAATCAAGTAAAGACTGCCAAGGATTCCTTTCTTGGCCCCAATATTTTAGACACCCTTCAAAAACTCG GTAATGAATATGAACTTCTTAAACAGAAGTATCTACAAGAGTTGTCTGAGAGGAAGAGGCTTTACAATGAGGTGATCGAGCTTAAAGGGAATACTAGGGTCTTCTGTAGATGCAGACCACTAAATCAAGTCGAAATAACAAATGGTTCGAACCATGTAGTCGAATTTGACTCTTCCCAAGATAATGAGTTGCAGATCATTTCCTCTGATTCTTCCAAAAAGCAATTTAAGTTCGACCATGTTTTTGGGCCTGAGGATAATCAAG AGGCTGTTTTTGCACAAACTAAACCAATAGTTGCTTCAGTTTTGGATGGCTACAATGTCTGCATATTCGCCTATGGACAAACTGGAACTGGAAAGACGTTTACTATGGAGGGCAGCCCAGAAAATAGGGGAGTGAACTACAGAACATTAGATGAGTTGTTCCGAGTTTCTCAAGAGAGAAGTGGCATTATGAGATATGGTCTTTTTGTTAGTATGATATGGTCTTTTTGTTAG
- the LOC140955571 gene encoding kinesin-like protein KIN-14S isoform X1, whose product MIEEICDRIKTVQISDSSPSLSSTTVESVEDTKFDTGETINSEEESVSNRIRQVSPSQGPTLPILQKIINLSDKIQNLKKEHSNLSNQVKTAKDSFLGPNILDTLQKLGNEYELLKQKYLQELSERKRLYNEVIELKGNTRVFCRCRPLNQVEITNGSNHVVEFDSSQDNELQIISSDSSKKQFKFDHVFGPEDNQEAVFAQTKPIVASVLDGYNVCIFAYGQTGTGKTFTMEGSPENRGVNYRTLDELFRVSQERSGIMRYGLFVSMIWSFC is encoded by the exons ATGATTGAAGAGATCTGCGATCGTATCAAGACCGTTCAAATTTCAGATTCCAGCCCTTCTCTCTCTTCGACCACAG ttgaATCCGTAGAAGATACGAAATTCGATACAG GAGAAACTATTAATTCGGAGGAGGAGAGCGTATCTAATAGAATTCGACAAGTTTCCCCATCTCAGGGGCCAACACTGCCCATTTTgcagaaaattatcaatttaagtgATAAAATTCAG aaTTTGAAGAAAGAACACTCAAATCTCTCTAATCAAGTAAAGACTGCCAAGGATTCCTTTCTTGGCCCCAATATTTTAGACACCCTTCAAAAACTCG GTAATGAATATGAACTTCTTAAACAGAAGTATCTACAAGAGTTGTCTGAGAGGAAGAGGCTTTACAATGAGGTGATCGAGCTTAAAGGGAATACTAGGGTCTTCTGTAGATGCAGACCACTAAATCAAGTCGAAATAACAAATGGTTCGAACCATGTAGTCGAATTTGACTCTTCCCAAGATAATGAGTTGCAGATCATTTCCTCTGATTCTTCCAAAAAGCAATTTAAGTTCGACCATGTTTTTGGGCCTGAGGATAATCAAG AGGCTGTTTTTGCACAAACTAAACCAATAGTTGCTTCAGTTTTGGATGGCTACAATGTCTGCATATTCGCCTATGGACAAACTGGAACTGGAAAGACGTTTACTATGGAGGGCAGCCCAGAAAATAGGGGAGTGAACTACAGAACATTAGATGAGTTGTTCCGAGTTTCTCAAGAGAGAAGTGGCATTATGAGATATGGTCTTTTTGTTAGTATGATATGGTCTTTTTGTTAG
- the LOC118045100 gene encoding LOW QUALITY PROTEIN: uncharacterized protein (The sequence of the model RefSeq protein was modified relative to this genomic sequence to represent the inferred CDS: deleted 1 base in 1 codon), which produces MASSSSPTTPYLKHDVFLSFRGTDTRKGFTSHLHHALQRNQIDAYIDNELDGGEKIEPALLERIEESCISLVIFSENYADSTFCLRELSKILECRESKRQMVLPVFYRLDPSHVQNLTGSYGDALCKHERDCSSEEVESWRRALKEIANVKGWDSKEIKDETTLIHEIVTDIQKKLNHELSLSFVAKGLFGMKSRVEDIESLLSFGSTGVLIVGIWGMGGIGKSRTADVVYHRNRSKFEGHCFFQNVREESKKHGVNRVRQEILGEVLEKKDMTIRPIRLPQDIKRMLQRKKVLIVLDDVNDPQDLKYLVGEDGLFGQGSRIIVTSRDRQVLINACDEDKIYEVEILDEDDALRLFSLHAFKQDRPIEGYIGLSKTVVSCVKGIPLVLEVLGGILCNRRSVDYWESKVAQLRTNGGEDIKKHLEMCYHELDQTEKKIFLDIACFFGRCKRDHLQQTLDLEERSGIDRLIDMCLIKIVQNKIWMHDVLVKLGKKIVHQENVDPRDRSRLWEADDIYRVLTTQGTGSKVESISLNLLAITKEMFLSRTTFEGMYNLRLLRIYYPPFLRDPSKEQIMNGKRVGIHLAGGLHFLSSELRFLYWYNYPLKSMPSNFFPKKPFQLEMPCSQLEQLWNEYQPLELPRFESFCTFPSTIRCLSQLVRLNLSSCESLASLPDNIDELKSLVKLNLYSCSKLASLPNSICKLKCLAELNLGGQPKLTSLPDKIGELRSLVKLSLSSCSKLASLPDSIGELRSLVELDLSSCLKLASLPDSIGELRSLVELRLSCPKLASLPDSIGELRSLVKLSLSFCSKLASLPDSIGELRSLVKLSLSYCSKLASLPDSIGELRSLVELDLSSCLKLASLPDSIGELRSLVELDLSSCLKLASLPDSIGELRSLVELDLFSCLKLASLPDSIGELRSLVELDLSSCSKLASLPDSIGELRSLVKLDLSSCSKLASLPDSIGELRSLVKLSLSFCSKLASLPDSIGKLRSLVKLSLSFCSKLASLPDNIGGLKSLQSFDLRNCFGLTSLPDNIDALKSLQWLSLTGCSGLASLPDNIGGLESLESLYLSGRSELASLLDNIGMLKSLKLLDLSGHSELASLLDNIGALKSLKKLELRGCSGLASLPDSIGALKSLEDLNLCGCSGLASLPDNIGALKSLENLNLGSCSGLASLPDSIGALKSLEDLNLCGCSGLASLPDSIDALKSLENLNLGSCSGLASLPDRIGELKSLDDLNLCGCSGLASLPDSISALKSLQNLDLCDCSGLASLPDSIGMLKSLRSLSLNDFLVLTSLPDIIGALKSLESLDLYDCPGLASLPDSIGELKSLQSLDLHGCSGLASLPDSIGELKSLQSLDLHGCSGLASLPDNIGELKSLKSLDLHGCSGLASLPDSIGELKSLTKLILSGCLKLASLPDNFIDLEFRGLDKQPCYMLRGFQKVEEIASSTYKLGCHQFLNLGNSRMLKTIESLGSLVSLTQLRLSKIDFERIPASIKHLTKLSELYLVEACKRLQCLPELPLTLKVLIASGCISLKSVASISMPGDIEYEVASQEFNFSGCLQLDQNSRTRIMSGARLRIQHMATSLFYKAYNYKPFRVQLCIPGSKVPECFSYKNRGGSSVKIQQLAHWHRGFTLCAVVSFGQSEERRPVNIECECHLIIKDGTQIDLSSYYDDKYIAKTRSIIWKREHVFIWSVHSKCFFKEASFHFKPLYGATDVMVECGVHPLLK; this is translated from the exons ATGGCTTCCTCTTCTTCTCCCACAACTCCATATTTGAAGCACGATGTGTTTCTCAGTTTTAGAGGCACAGACACCCGCAAAGGTTTCACCAGTCATCTTCATCATGCTTTGCAGCGAAACCAAATTGATGCTTACATCGATAATGAACTTGATGGAGGAGAAAAGATCGAGCCTGCCCTCTTGGAAAGGATTGAGGAGTCATGTATTTCGCTAGTCATTTTCTCTGAAAATTATGCAGATTCTACTTTCTGTTTGAGGGAACTCTCCAAGATTCTTGAGTGCAGGGAGAGCAAACGACAGATGGTCTTACCAGTTTTTTACCGACTTGATCCAAGCCATGTTCAAAATCTGACTGGGAGCTATGGAGATGCACTTTGCAAGCATGAAAGAGATTGCAGTTCTGAAGAAGTAGAGAGTTGGAGACGTGCTTTGAAAGAAATAGCTAATGTCAAGGGCTGGGATTCAAAAGAAATTAA GGATGAGACCACGCTAATTCATGAAATCGTTACTGACATTCAAAAGAAATTGAACCATGAGCTGTCACTCTCATTCGTTGCAAAAGGCCTTTTCGGAATGAAATCACGGGTTGAAGACATCGAATCATTACTATCCTTTGGATCAACTGGTGTGCTCATTGTGGGAATCTGGGGGATGGGTGGTATAGGTAAGTCAAGGACGGCTGATGTTGTGTATCATCGAAACCGTAGTAAATTTGAAGGCCATTGCTTTTTCCAAAATGTGAGGGAAGAATCAAAGAAGCATGGAGTAAATCGTGTCAGACAGGAAATTCTTGGTGAAGTATTAGAGAAAAAAGATATGACTATACGCCCAATAAGGTTACCCCAGGACATTAAGCGAAtgcttcaaagaaaaaaagtccTCATAGTTCTTGATGATGTCAATGATccccaagatttaaaatatttagtagGAGAGGACGGTTTGTTTGGCCAAGGAAGTAGAATCATTGTGACAAGTAGAGATAGGCAAGTGCTTATAAATGCATGTGATGAAGACAAAATTTACGAGGTTGAAATTTTAGATGAAGACGATGCGCTTCGACTCTTCAGCTTACATGCTTTTAAACAAGATCGTCCCATAGAAGGATATATTGGGCTATCAAAAACTGTGGTAAGCTGTGTTAAGGGCATTCCATTAGTTCTCGAGGTTTTAGGTGGCATTCTATGCAATAGAAGGAGTGTTGACTACTGGGAAAGCAAGGTGGCACAGCTAAGAACAAATGGTGGCGAGGACATTAAGAAACATTTGGAAATGTGCTATCATGAATTAGATcagacagaaaagaaaatatttcttgATATAGCATGTTTCTTTGGACGGTGCAAAAGGGATCACCTCCAACAAACACTAGATCTGGAAGAAAGAAGTGGGATAGATCGTCTCATTGATATGTGTCTCATAAAAATTGTTCAAAACAAGATCTGGATGCATGATGTGCTAGTAAAACTAGGGAAAAAAATTGTCCACCAAGAAAACGTTGACCCTAGAGATCGTAGCAGGTTGTGGGAGGCTGATGATATCTATCGTGTATTAACAACTCAG GGGACTGGATCAAAAGTGGAAAGCATTTCCCTCAACTTGCTTGCAATTACTAAAGAAATGTTCTTAAGTCGTACAACATTTGAAGGGATGTATAATTTAAGATTGCTCAGGATCTACTACCCACCTTTCTTAAGGGATCCCTCAAAGGAGCAAATTATGAACGGAAAGAGGGTCGGAATCCACCTTGCAGGAGGGCTTCACTTTCTTTCAAGTGAGCTAAGGTTTCTCTACTGGTATAATTACCCTTTAAAATCCATGCCATCAAATTTTTTCCCTAAGAAACCTTTTCAACTTGAAATGCCTTGTAGCCAGCTTGAACAACTTTGGAATGAATACCAG CCACTAGAGCTTCCTAGATTCGAGAGTTTCTGTACTTTTCCATCAACAATTAGGTGCCTCTCTCAACTTGTTAGATTAAACTTATCTTCATGTGAAAGTCTTGCTAGTCTACCAGACAACATTGATGAGTTGAAATCTCTTGTAAAGCTTAATCTTTATTCTTGCTCAAAACTAGCAAGTCTTCCAAATAGCATTTGCAAGTTGAAATGTCTTGCTGAGCTTAATCTTGGTGGTCAGCCAAAGCTAACAAGCCTACCGGACAAAATTGGCGAGTTGAGATCTCTCGTAAAGCTTAGCCTTTCTTCTTGCTCAAAACTAGCAAGTCTACCGGACAGCATTGGCGAGTTGAGATCTCTTGTGGAGCTTGATCTTTCTTCTTGCTTAAAACTAGCAAGTCTACCGGACAGCATTGGCGAGTTGAGATCTCTTGTGGAGCTTCGTCTATCTTGCCCAAAACTAGCAAGTCTACCGGACAGCATTGGCGAGTTGAGATCTCTTGTAAAGCTTAGTCTTTCTTTTTGCTCAAAACTAGCAAGTCTACCGGACAGCATTGGCGAGTTGAGATCTCTTGTAAAGCTTAGTCTTTCTTATTGCTCAAAACTAGCAAGTCTACCGGACAGCATTGGCGAGTTGAGATCTCTTGTGGAGCTTGATCTTTCTTCTTGCTTAAAACTAGCAAGTCTACCGGACAGCATTGGCGAGTTGAGATCTCTTGTGGAGCTTGATCTTTCTTCTTGCTTAAAACTAGCAAGTCTACCGGACAGCATTGGCGAGTTGAGATCTCTTGTGGAGCTTGATCTTTTTTCTTGCTTAAAACTAGCAAGTCTACCGGACAGCATTGGCGAGTTGAGATCTCTTGTGGAGCTTGATCTTTCTTCTTGCTCAAAACTAGCAAGTCTACCGGACAGCATTGGCGAGTTGAGATCTCTTGTAAAGCTTGATCTTTCTTCTTGCTCAAAACTAGCAAGCCTACCGGACAGCATTGGCGAGTTGAGATCTCTTGTAAAGCTTAGTCTTTCTTTTTGCTCAAAACTAGCAAGTCTACCGGACAGCATTGGCAAGTTGAGATCTCTTGTAAAGCTTAGTCTTTCTTTTTGCTCAAAACTAGCAAGTCTACCGGACAACATTGGCGGATTGAAATCTCTTCAATCATTTGATCTTAGAAATTGCTTTGGACTAACAAGTCTACCGGACAACATTGACGCGTTGAAATCTCTTCAATGGCTTAGTCTTACTGGTTGCTCGGGACTAGCAAGTCTACCAGACAACATTGGCGGGTTGGAATCTCTCGAATCGCTTTATCTTAGTGGTCGCTCAGAACTAGCAAGTCTATTAGACAACATTGGCATGTTGAAATCTCTCAAATTGCTTGATCTTAGTGGTCACTCAGAACTAGCAAGTCTACTTGACAATATTGGTGCATTGAAATCTCTTAAAAAGCTTGAACTTCGTGGTTGCTCAGGACTAGCAAGTCTACCGGACAGTATTGGTGCATTGAAATCTCTTGAAGACCTTAATCTTTGTGGTTGCTCAGGACTAGCAAGTCTACCGGACAATATTGGTGCATTGAAATCTCTTGAAAACCTTAATCTTGGTTCTTGCTCAGGACTAGCAAGTCTACCAGACAGTATTGGTGCATTGAAATCTCTTGAAGACCTTAATCTTTGTGGTTGCTCAGGACTAGCAAGTCTACCGGACAGTATTGATGCATTGAAATCTCTTGAAAACCTTAATCTTGGTTCTTGCTCAGGACTAGCAAGTCTACCGGACAGAATTGGCGAGTTGAAATCTCTTGATGACCTTAATCTTTGTGGTTGCTCAGGACTAGCAAGTCTACCGGACAGTATTAGTGCCTTGAAATCTCTTCAAAATCTTGATCTTTGTGATTGCTCAGGACTAGCAAGTCTACCTGACAGCATTGGCATGTTGAAATCTCTCAGATCGCTTAGTCTTAATGATTTCTTAGTACTAACAAGCCTACCAGATATAATTGGCGCGTTGAAATCTCTTGAATCGCTTGATCTTTATGATTGCCCAGGACTAGCAAGCCTACCGGACAGCATTGGCGAGTTGAAATCTCTTCAATCGCTTGATCTTCATGGTTGCTCAGGACTAGCAAGCCTACCGGACAGCATTGGCGAGTTGAAATCTCTTCAATCGCTTGATCTTCATGGTTGCTCAGGACTAGCAAGCCTACCGGACAACATTGGCGAGTTGAAATCTCTTAAATCGCTTGATCTTCATGGTTGCTCAGGACTAGCAAGCCTACCGGACAGCATTGGCGAGTTGAAATCTCTTACTAAGCTCATTCTCAGTGGTTGCTTAAAACTAGCGAGTCTTCCAGACAACTTCATTGATCTTGAATTTAGAGGACTTGACAAACAGCCTTGTTATATGCTGAGAGGATTCCAGAAAGTAGAAGAAATTGCATCATCCACCTATAAATTGGGCTGccatcaatttttaaatttgggaAATTCACGTATGTTAAAAACTATAGAGAGCTTAGGCTCTTTGGTGTCGCTAACACAATTGAGATTATCTAAGATTGATTTTGAGAGGATACCTGCAAGCATCAAGCACCTTACTAAGCTAAGTGAACTCTATTTAGTTGAAGCA TGCAAGCGGCTTCAATGTTTACCAGAGCTTCCATTGACCCTAAAAGTTTTAATCGCATCAGGTTGTATCTCTCTAAAATCTGTAGCAAGTATATCCATGCCAGGTGATATAGAATATGAAGTTGCTTCTCAGGAATTCAATTTCTCTGGATGCCTCCAACTGGATCAGAATTCACGCACTAGAATTATGAGTGGTGCCCGTTTACGAATTCAACACATGGCAACATCATTGTTTTATAAG GCATATAATTATAAGCCCTTTAGAGTTCAGTTGTGTATTCCTGGGTCGAAAGTCCCGGAGTGTTTCAGTTACAAAAATAGAGGAGGATCTTCAGTAAAAATCCAACAACTAGCTCATTGGCATCGTGGTTTCACTTTATGCGCTGTTGTTTCATTTGGCCAAAGCGAGGAAAGGCGTCCGGTTAATATTGAATGTGAATGCCATTTGATAATCAAAGATGGAACCCAAATTGATCTCAGTTCCTATTACGACGACAAATACATAGCAAAGACGAGGAGTATTATATGGAAAAGGGAGCATGTGTTCATTTGGAGTGTCCACTCTAAGTGCTTTTTCAAGGAGGCCTCATTTCATTTCAAACCATTGTACGGAGCTACTGATGTGATGGTTGAGTGTGGAGTCCATCCATTGTTAAAGTAG